Part of the Rhodococcus sp. OK302 genome is shown below.
GCCTTCGGCAGCAACGGTTGGGATCTCGGCAGCCTGAACTTCGCCGATTTCGGAAGCCTGAACACCGGCAGCAGCGAGTGGGATTTCGGCAGCGGCGGTTGGAATCTCGGCAGCCTATTTGACCTCAGCGAGTGGAATCTCGGCAGCCTATTCGGCAGCGGAGACTTCAATCTTGGAAGCGTGAACCTCGGTAGCGTGAATTTGGGCAGTACGAACTTGGGCAGCGTGGACCCCGTGAGCACTGGCGGAGGAAGCGGCGGCGGCAACCCCTGATTTCACAGCAAGACGCGGGCACCCCAGCACAATGCTGCTGGGGTGCTCGCTCCCGTCGAATACGACAATCTTTGCCCGAATGAACGAGCGACAGAACCTACATGTCGAGGCCGAGATCGAGAACTGTCACGGAATGCGTCAGACCTCCGACAGCGAGGTAATCGACACCGGTACCGGCGTACTCCGCTGCGACATCGAGGCTCAGGCCACCGGACGCTTCGAGCTTCGTGCTCGGCGACACTGTGTTGCGTCGCTGCACTGCAATCTGGGTCTGCCACAGCGGAAAGTTGTCCAGCAGAATGAGTTCGACGTTCTCGGCGAGCACCTCGTCGAGCTGAGTGAGGTTGTCCACCTCGACCTCGCACTCGATGTTCGGCGCAAGTTCACGTACGGCCCGCAGCGCCGCAACTACGGAACCGGCGGCAGCAACGTGGTTGTCCTTGATCAGCGCCGCGTCGCCGAGTCCCATGCGGTGGTTGAATCCGCCACCGACCTGAACTGCGTACTTCTGCAGCGAACGCAAACCGGGAAGGGTCTTCCGAGTATCGCGGATCTTGGCATGAGTGCCGGCGACTGCGTCAACCCACTGCGACGTCGCGGTCGCGATACCGGAGAGGTGGCACACCAGGTTGAGCATCGTGCGCTCCGCGGTCAG
Proteins encoded:
- the nadC gene encoding carboxylating nicotinate-nucleotide diphosphorylase; this encodes MTAQKPLPAALDRDEVLTLIRLALDEDLRYGPDVTSVATVPADAVAKASVGARSAGTIAGIDVGLLVLDEVIGAGNYEVLDRVADGTRVEAGQSVLSVMAPTLGLLTAERTMLNLVCHLSGIATATSQWVDAVAGTHAKIRDTRKTLPGLRSLQKYAVQVGGGFNHRMGLGDAALIKDNHVAAAGSVVAALRAVRELAPNIECEVEVDNLTQLDEVLAENVELILLDNFPLWQTQIAVQRRNTVSPSTKLEASGGLSLDVAAEYAGTGVDYLAVGGLTHSVTVLDLGLDM